From Cucumis melo cultivar AY chromosome 1, USDA_Cmelo_AY_1.0, whole genome shotgun sequence, a single genomic window includes:
- the LOC103490393 gene encoding uncharacterized protein LOC103490393: protein MDSFAVNSKKTLHVRSNSLPSKPHPIVNQVDEHLCRLKSSEATSSTSSLCHRLNNLQDLHDCIDKLLLLPFTQQTLVNESDNKWTDDFLEGSLKVLELCDIAKDALLQTKECVRELESVLRRRRDEAVISRDLQKCLSSRKMIKKVVQKALKGIKSNCSQQSEETSATVSLLKEVEAVTFSTVESVLSFIAGRKLPSRWSFVSKLIQSKRVANKDEDSYENEVDMMDATLSTIASHTTDKSVNLQDQLRKFESSIQDLEEDLESLQRHLIKNRVSLLNILNH, encoded by the coding sequence atggaTTCCTTTGCTGTAAACTCAAAGAAAACACTCCATGTCCGCTCAAATAGCTTGCCCTCGAAGCCACATCCAATCGTTAACCAAGTTGATGAACATTTGTGCAGATTGAAGTCCTCTGAAGCCACTTCTTCAACTTCCTCTTTATGTCACAGACTTAACAACCTCCAAGATTTGCATGATTGCATTGATAAGTTACTTCTTCTACCATTCACCCAACAAACTCTTGTTAATGAGAGTGATAACAAATGGACTGATGACTTTCTAGAAGGATCTTTGAAGGTCTTAGAGTTGTGTGATATTGCTAAGGATGCATTGTTGCAAACAAAAGAATGTGTGCGTGAACTTGAATCGGTTTTGCGTAGAAGAAGAGATGAAGCTGTTATTTCACGCGATCTTCAGAAATGCTTGAGTTCTAGGAAGATGATAAAGAAGGTAGTCCAAAAGGCTTTGAAAGGAATCAAAAGTAACTGTTCTCAGCAAAGTGAAGAAACTTCTGCAACCGTTAGCTTGTTAAAAGAAGTAGAGGCAGTCACATTCAGTACCGTTGAATCAGTATTGTCTTTCATAGCAGGTCGAAAATTGCCATCAAGATGGTCTTTTGTCTCCAAGCTGATACAATCCAAAAGAGTTGCCAACAAAGATGAAGATTCATACGAAAATGAAGTAGACATGATGGATGCCACTCTGTCTACAATTGCCAGCCACACGACTGATAAATCCGTCAACTTGCAGGACCAGCTGAGGAAATTTGAGTCAAGTATTCAAGATCTTGAAGAAGATCTTGAGAGTCTACAAAGGCATCTAATAAAAAACAGAGTCTCCCTTCTCAATATCCTAAATCACTAA